A section of the Arabiibacter massiliensis genome encodes:
- a CDS encoding response regulator transcription factor, giving the protein MCEILVVEDDPDINNLLRAIVERAGHRAAQAFSGSEALLRLEASTPDLVLLDLMLPGVDGPELLARMRGERGLDVPVIVVSAKAGLADKVDLLAAGADDYIVKPFEPDEVAARVEAVLRRSGGGGADGAGEAPLRHRGLVLDVDSRSVTLDGAEVALTAHEFDILRTLMEVPGKVFSRERLYELVWKGGYYGEDNAVNVHVSNIRKKLAAAGAEEEYIKTVWGIGFKLA; this is encoded by the coding sequence ATGTGCGAGATACTCGTCGTCGAGGACGACCCGGACATCAACAACCTGCTGCGCGCCATCGTGGAGCGCGCGGGGCATCGCGCGGCGCAGGCGTTCTCCGGGTCGGAGGCGCTGCTGCGGCTGGAGGCCTCGACGCCCGATCTGGTGCTGCTCGACCTGATGCTGCCGGGGGTGGACGGGCCGGAGCTGCTCGCGCGCATGCGCGGCGAGCGGGGGCTGGACGTGCCGGTGATCGTGGTGTCGGCGAAGGCGGGCCTGGCCGACAAGGTGGACCTGCTGGCGGCGGGGGCCGACGACTACATCGTGAAGCCCTTCGAGCCCGACGAGGTGGCCGCGCGCGTGGAGGCCGTGCTGCGGCGCAGCGGTGGAGGCGGCGCGGACGGTGCGGGGGAGGCGCCGCTGCGGCATCGGGGCCTCGTGCTGGACGTAGACTCGCGCAGCGTGACGCTCGACGGCGCGGAGGTGGCGCTCACGGCGCACGAGTTCGACATCCTGCGCACGCTCATGGAGGTGCCGGGGAAGGTGTTCTCGCGCGAGCGCCTTTACGAGCTGGTGTGGAAGGGCGGCTACTACGGCGAGGACAACGCGGTGAACGTGCACGTGAGCAACATCCGCAAGAAGCTGGCTGCGGCGGGTGCCGAGGAGGAGTACATCAAGACCGTCTGGGGCATCGGCTTCAAGCTGGCATGA
- a CDS encoding ABC transporter ATP-binding protein produces the protein MENVIETSGLTKRYGSVAALDDVGVTVRRGDIFGLVGDNGAGKTTLFKLLCGLAFPSAGEMRLFGVHTPRDLERQRARVGAIIESPGFYPSLSVERNLECCRIQKGVPGREAVGRLLEEVGLDWAKDRLGKELSMGMRQRLGLAMALIGEPELLILDEPTSGLDPSGIVEMRALLLRLNREKGITVVVSSHHLAELEQMATVYAFLNRGRLMEQVSAEQLRARCADCIDIAVSDPAGYTVLLERERPGERYQVLPDGAVRILDPQAGAEAYSGLASAHGMDVCRLERRTMSLEQYYLDMREKGAA, from the coding sequence ATGGAAAACGTGATCGAGACGAGCGGGCTGACGAAGCGCTACGGATCCGTGGCGGCCTTGGACGACGTGGGCGTGACGGTGCGGCGCGGCGATATCTTCGGATTGGTGGGCGACAACGGCGCGGGCAAGACCACCCTGTTCAAGCTGTTGTGCGGGCTGGCGTTCCCCTCGGCGGGCGAGATGCGCCTCTTCGGCGTGCATACGCCGCGCGATTTGGAGCGGCAGCGGGCGCGCGTGGGCGCCATCATCGAGAGCCCCGGCTTCTATCCGAGCCTGAGCGTGGAGCGCAACCTGGAGTGCTGCCGCATCCAAAAGGGTGTGCCAGGCAGGGAAGCGGTGGGCCGGCTGCTCGAGGAAGTGGGCCTGGACTGGGCAAAGGATCGCCTTGGCAAGGAGCTGTCGATGGGCATGAGGCAGCGCCTGGGGCTCGCGATGGCGCTCATCGGCGAGCCGGAGCTGCTCATCCTGGACGAGCCGACGAGCGGCCTCGACCCGAGCGGCATCGTGGAGATGCGCGCGCTGCTTCTGCGCCTCAACCGCGAGAAGGGCATCACCGTGGTGGTATCGAGCCATCATCTGGCCGAGCTCGAGCAGATGGCCACCGTGTACGCGTTTTTGAACCGGGGGCGGCTCATGGAGCAGGTGAGCGCCGAGCAGCTGCGCGCGCGATGCGCGGACTGCATCGACATCGCCGTGTCTGATCCCGCTGGCTACACCGTGCTCTTGGAGCGGGAGCGGCCCGGCGAGCGCTATCAGGTGCTCCCTGACGGCGCCGTGCGCATCCTCGACCCGCAGGCGGGCGCGGAGGCCTACAGCGGGCTTGCCAGCGCTCATGGCATGGACGTCTGCCGGCTCGAGCGCCGCACGATGTCGCTTGAGCAGTATTATCTGGACATGAGAGAGAAGGGGGCCGCGTGA
- a CDS encoding ABC transporter permease subunit, whose translation MLNYMKGEWYRIMRGKEVYLVAGILSLLAIAANALEFAMTFVDPDFPYATVRFNLGIVTSSLSSLFLIAGMLVWFLYAEDRKNGTLKNALSYGCSRAAVFAGRCIVSSLAGLVCLAVVLVAYVGSAVLLLEGPALPPVVDLLAGVAAALPSTLAAVALMAAVLAHCKSTSSALVVWVVVLFVIPYTLRMVGLLVEPVAAVAGWLPPNFFATEAVVSMSGSSLLWNEPAGLAKCLIAGFVGLAAFSAVGVWRARKIEL comes from the coding sequence ATGCTGAACTACATGAAAGGCGAGTGGTACCGCATCATGCGCGGCAAGGAGGTCTACCTGGTCGCGGGCATCTTGTCACTGCTTGCGATCGCGGCGAACGCGCTTGAGTTCGCGATGACTTTCGTCGACCCCGACTTCCCCTACGCCACGGTGCGCTTCAACTTGGGGATCGTGACCTCGTCGCTGAGCTCGCTGTTCCTGATTGCCGGGATGCTGGTGTGGTTCCTCTACGCCGAGGATCGGAAGAACGGCACGCTCAAGAACGCGCTTTCGTACGGCTGCTCGCGCGCGGCGGTGTTCGCGGGGAGGTGCATCGTGTCGTCGCTTGCCGGGCTCGTGTGCCTGGCCGTGGTGCTGGTCGCCTACGTGGGCAGCGCCGTGCTTTTGCTCGAGGGCCCGGCGCTGCCGCCGGTCGTGGACCTGCTCGCGGGCGTCGCGGCGGCTCTGCCGTCCACGCTGGCTGCGGTGGCCCTCATGGCGGCGGTGCTCGCCCACTGCAAGAGCACGTCGTCGGCGCTGGTGGTGTGGGTGGTCGTCCTATTTGTCATCCCCTACACGCTGCGGATGGTGGGCTTGCTGGTGGAGCCTGTCGCCGCCGTGGCCGGCTGGCTGCCGCCGAACTTCTTCGCCACCGAGGCGGTGGTGAGCATGTCCGGCTCGTCGCTTCTGTGGAACGAGCCTGCCGGCTTGGCGAAATGCCTGATCGCGGGGTTCGTCGGGCTGGCGGCGTTTTCGGCCGTGGGCGTGTGGCGCGCCCGCAAGATCGAGCTGTAG
- a CDS encoding HAMP domain-containing sensor histidine kinase, protein MAYALMSVALVAALAAAAWLAVRYLLLKRSLRRADAELREIVERLEENRIVRLPSPDADLEALLATVNSSLAGIRRQAVLYERREAELKAQVERISHDLRTPLTSIQGYLALVDVGALDADARASLATIRRKADALQRLIAQFYDLSRFEAEDFRLELARVDVGRLVREQVAEQYRLLEGRGLDVRVDAPRHAVEARANADAVERVLANLLHNAAKYARSRFEATVEEGEAEVAVVFANDVDDAGQLEVERLFEPHYTGDAARTQESSGLGLTIARHLAERMGATLEARAEERDGAPWLAFVLRVPRG, encoded by the coding sequence GTGGCGTACGCGCTGATGTCGGTTGCCTTGGTCGCCGCGCTCGCGGCTGCGGCCTGGCTCGCCGTGCGCTACCTCCTGCTCAAGCGGTCGCTTCGCCGAGCCGACGCCGAGCTGCGCGAGATCGTGGAGCGTCTGGAGGAGAACCGCATCGTGCGGCTGCCGAGTCCCGACGCCGATTTGGAGGCGCTGCTTGCTACGGTGAACTCGTCGCTTGCGGGCATCCGTCGGCAGGCCGTGCTGTACGAGCGGCGTGAAGCCGAGCTGAAGGCGCAGGTGGAGCGCATTAGCCACGACCTGCGCACGCCGCTCACCTCCATCCAGGGCTACCTTGCGCTCGTGGACGTGGGCGCGCTGGACGCGGACGCCCGCGCCTCGCTCGCCACGATCAGGCGCAAGGCGGATGCGCTGCAGAGGCTCATCGCGCAGTTCTACGACCTGTCGCGCTTCGAGGCCGAGGATTTCCGGCTGGAGCTTGCGCGGGTGGATGTGGGGCGGCTCGTGCGCGAGCAGGTGGCCGAGCAGTACCGGCTGCTGGAGGGGCGGGGCCTGGACGTGCGCGTGGATGCGCCCCGGCACGCCGTGGAGGCGCGCGCGAACGCGGACGCCGTGGAGCGGGTGCTGGCGAACCTGCTCCACAACGCGGCGAAGTACGCGCGGTCGCGCTTCGAGGCGACGGTCGAGGAGGGGGAGGCCGAGGTGGCGGTCGTCTTCGCGAACGACGTCGACGATGCAGGGCAGCTTGAGGTGGAGCGCCTGTTCGAGCCGCACTATACGGGGGATGCCGCGCGCACGCAGGAGAGCTCGGGGCTCGGGCTGACTATCGCCCGCCATCTGGCGGAGCGCATGGGCGCCACGTTGGAGGCGCGCGCGGAGGAGCGCGACGGCGCGCCGTGGCTCGCGTTCGTCCTGCGCGTGCCGAGGGGCTAG
- a CDS encoding ribbon-helix-helix protein, CopG family — MEYTLKSGATVTDEDLEHIAEAFGRGEFPGKPGKLVVGRPRLSPEPLEVFSFKIPRSMAQTINRAAEAAGKSRSSFLRDAAMEKAERILAAS, encoded by the coding sequence ATGGAGTACACGCTGAAAAGCGGCGCGACGGTCACCGACGAGGATCTCGAGCACATCGCCGAAGCATTCGGACGCGGCGAGTTCCCGGGGAAACCGGGCAAGCTCGTGGTCGGACGGCCGCGTCTCTCTCCGGAGCCGCTCGAAGTGTTCTCGTTCAAAATCCCGCGCTCCATGGCCCAAACCATCAACCGCGCCGCCGAAGCGGCCGGCAAGAGCCGCTCCAGCTTCCTCCGCGACGCCGCCATGGAAAAAGCCGAGCGCATCCTCGCCGCAAGCTGA
- the ahpC gene encoding alkyl hydroperoxide reductase subunit C encodes MSMINREIDEFSVQAFHDDGFTTVTKDDVLGHWSVFFFYPADFTFVCPTELEDLAALYDQFKAADCEIYSVSCDTHFAHKAWHDASENIKSLPYPMLADPTHRLADIFDVYIEDEGVAERGSFVVNPEGRIVCYEVNAGNIGRNAAELLRRVQASQFVAEHGDSVCPARWVPGSEVLHPGIDLVGKL; translated from the coding sequence ATGTCCATGATCAACAGGGAAATCGACGAGTTCTCCGTCCAGGCGTTCCACGACGACGGCTTCACCACCGTTACGAAGGATGACGTGCTGGGCCACTGGAGCGTGTTCTTCTTCTACCCAGCGGACTTCACGTTCGTGTGCCCGACGGAGCTGGAGGACCTGGCCGCGCTATACGACCAGTTCAAAGCCGCCGACTGCGAGATCTACTCCGTGTCGTGCGACACGCATTTCGCGCACAAGGCCTGGCACGACGCCTCCGAGAACATCAAGAGCCTGCCGTACCCGATGCTCGCCGACCCCACGCATAGGCTGGCCGACATCTTCGACGTGTACATCGAGGACGAGGGCGTGGCCGAGCGCGGCAGCTTCGTGGTGAACCCCGAGGGCCGCATCGTATGCTACGAGGTGAACGCCGGCAACATCGGCCGCAATGCCGCCGAGCTCTTGCGCCGCGTGCAGGCGAGCCAGTTCGTGGCCGAGCATGGCGACTCGGTGTGCCCCGCGCGCTGGGTGCCGGGCTCCGAGGTGCTGCATCCGGGCATCGACCTGGTGGGCAAGCTGTAG